tttcccacgtcagagcgtctACAATTATATACATTCATCCACTGACCTcctttaaaataaaatgacatccgtgaatgagtaatacaacagttttgtaacaagtaattaattaattcagtcattattaacaaaCTGAGataaagaatatcttattttcaatagggttgaaagtgtttctcataattcttcttctttgtactttgtaggcACTAtcaatttgaacagcctcttaaactgggtcatatcagtacaatgtttaacttctttacttaatccattccatgatttaaaTCCACATaatgatatgctaaaggttttaagtattgtacgtgcatacaaatgttttaatttaggtattcctctaaggttatatttatcTTCTTTAGtttagaagaattgttgtacataatttggtagcaggttataatttgctttgtgcatcattttagctgttttcaattttaccaaatcatcgagctttaatatttttgactcaataaataaagggtttgtatgttctctacatccaacattatgtattattctaattgatcttttttgtaacacagttaacgaatgtagcgcacatttgtagttatttcaccatatttctgcacaataactcagatatggtaacactagcgagcagtagagaatattaagtgatttttggcccaggacgtattttgctttctTCATTagtgaaatgttttttgccaccttatgttgtatgttttgtatatgagatttccagttcattttatcatctattacttttaccctttcaatatctactccgtctatttgtattcgtgtctgatgctcttttctactgttacccaatatcattattttagttttactgagatttaaAGATAGTCTGTTGTTATCAaaccattttcaaaaaacaaaccaaaatgtggctagttgagcaacaatcgtgttcccatgtttagttttttcacatttatactaattgtttttttatccagGCAGAacagtggaagaagggttagtgcgtctgcctcacaatacgaaggtcctgagaagtcgTGAGTTTAATCCCggcttcgggatctttctgtgtggagtttgcatgttctccccgtgactgaatgggttccctccgggtactcctgtttcctcccacttccaaagacatgcacctggggataggttgattggcaacactaaattggccctagtgtgtgaaaatgagtgtgaatgttgtctgtctatgtatgttggccctgcgatgaggtggcgacttgtccagggtgtaggctgccttccgcccgattgtagctgagataggcaccagcgccccccgcgaacctgaagggaataagcgattaaaaatggatggactggtttttatctagtctgcactttgtctgtgttatcattattattattgttattatcatccatccattttctactgcttgtcctgtttgggtcgcgggggtgggtcactggagcctatctgagctgcatccgggcggaaggcggcgtacaccctggacattatcattattgttattattattattattattattattgactatTATTTCGTttgtcaataaatcaatcaagcgTCCGGgtaaccaaagtctttgggttccggggggagtatggttgcaaagctgaaacttaaaggctCTTCagcgcccttatgtgggcgctgaaccgcggatgtagttgtggcttgtgcaaccctttgagacatttgtgatttagggctatataaatatacattgattgattgaaaatcatCAGTCTTAGGCacagtttggtgttccaacaggacaatgaccccaaacacatgtcaagaGTGGTAAAAGAACGCCTAAATCAGGCTAGactgaaggttttagaatggccttcccaaagtcctggacaatgctgaagaaacaagtccatgtcagaaaaccaacaaatttcgctgaactgcaccgattttgtcaagaggaatggtcaaaaattcaaccaaaagcttgtggttggctaccaaaagtgccttattgcagtgaaacttgccaagggacatgtaactaaatattaacattgctgtatgtatacttttgacccatcagatttggtcacattttcagtagacccataattaattcataaaagaaccaaacttcatgaatgtttttttgtgaccaacatgtgctgcaatcactctatcacaagaaaataagagttgtagaagttattggaaactcaaaacggccatgacatgttctttacaagtgtatgtacgcttttgaccacaactgtagattggtcagatctagtctagcggctggtgccaaaacccctaATATTTGTACTATCTGATGAAGCCAACACGGATGAGAGGGAAAACGTCTTCTAAgataaaccaaacagtccagttgcgatcaattgaatgccctgagatgttATGCCAGCAGTGTTTTAGGTTTGTGTCAACATCAGAGCAATTGGCGTTGTTGTGATTTAAAACATCCCAATGATGGTCAGCCGTGTTTCAGATGGCGATAACTTTATAATTTAATCAACCATCCCATGGATTGTTCTGACCCTAGGCCCcttcatatttttaaatgtattcttcTTTTACATGTCAGTGCCAAGAAGCAGAAACAAGATGCTCGCCCCCTAAAAGATAATCAAGAAGACCATCTCGAACACATTCCTTTCAGGCTGCGGGAGATCATGAAGAGCAAGGAGAGAATGAAAACTGGTGCTAGAAAAGCTAACTTTGGTAAGTAAAGAACATACTTACACGAACATACACCATTGTGTTAGTacattttcagattttttttttttcttgttttcaggCGCATTTCCTAAAAGAAAGCCAGAGCCGTCCGAGATCGAAGACATACCCGTCCCACATTTCAAGAAAAGAGCGGACGAAAGTGTACATAAGTACTTGAGTCGCGTGCAGATGGAGTCCGAGCATGTGTTATTCCTCACCAACAACCAAGTGGAACGGAAACCTGAACTGGATGAAGAGACACAAGAGAAGCCCGTCGACCAtggcaagtgtaaaaaaaaaaaagagtaagtaTACTTTGTCTTAAACAAGGAGTCCCAAACTCAACTTGCGTATTGGGGTAAAGCTGGGCCGCACAAACAATTCACTTCTAAAATCACATTTTAACCATGTAACCAAATTAGTTAACTACTCCTACCAGCAGCTATATTGACcctaagtagagatgtccgataatggcttttttgccgatattgtccaactcttaattaccgattccgatatctacCGATATATaccgtcgtggaattaacacattattgtgcctaattttgttgtgatgccctgctggatgcattaaacaatgtaacaaggttttccaaaataaatcaactcaatttatggaaaaaaatgcctacatggcactgccatatttattattggagtCACAGagtgcgttatttttttttaacatgcctcaaaacagacccttggaatttgggacatgctctcacaggaagagcatgaggaggttgaggtgggcggggttgagatgGGGTTGTAGGTAGTagttgggggtgtatattgtagcatcccggaagagttggtgctgcatggggttctggatatttgttctgttgtgtttatgttgtgttacggtgtggaggataccccgaaatgtgtttgtcattcttttttggtgtgggttcatagtgtggcgcatatttgtaacagtgttaaagttgcttatacggccaccttcagtgtgacatctatggctattgaccaagtatgaattgcattcacttgtgtgtgtgaaaagccgtatcggttggggacatctctaccctgctgatccgcttgagatggtttcctgtggacgggactctcgctgctgtcttggagccactatggattgaactttcacagtatcatgttagacccgctcgacatccattgctttcggtcccctagaggggggggggttgcccacatctgaggtcctctccaaggtttctcatagtcagcattgtcactggcgtcccactggatgtgaattctccctgcccactgggtgtgagttttccttgcccttttgtgggttcttccgaggatgttgtagtcgtaatgatttgtgcagtcctttgagacatttgtgatttggggctatataaataaacattgattgattgatattatgtgattgggccggcacgcaaaggcatgatatcggcagtccgatattatcggacatctctaattctaagctatgcaaagccaacttttcttacatatgtaacctgctgttgtgtatttgggatctgcataagtcccaaacatttgaaatcaaacctTGAAGGCATTAAGGacatatttattaaaacaattttgccttccttcatacttttaTGATGTGTTGGCCCATGTGATGTCAGCAGATATATCCCCATATATGATGTAATACCAAGAGCCATCGTCTGGCGttatagcccagtggttctcaactttttttcagcgatgtaccccctctgaacatttttttaattcaagtaccccctaatcagaacaaagcatttttggttggaaaaaagaggtaaagaagtaaaatacagcactatgtcatcagtttctgattgatgaAATTGTATAACCATGCAAcatactgctcatttgtagtggtcttttcttgaactatttggaaaaaaagatataaaaataactaaaattttgttgaaaaataaacaagtgattcaattataaataaaaatgtctacacatagaagtaatcatcaacttaaagggacctctttggggattgtaataaagatccatctggattcatgaacttaatttcaaacatttcttcacaaaaaaaaaaatctttaacatcaatatttatggaacatgtccacaaaaaaaatctagctgtcaacactgaatattgcattgttgcatttcttttcacagtttatgaacttacattcatattttgtcaaagtattattcaataaatatatttataaaggatttttgaattgttgtttttagaatatttaaaaaaaaatctcaagtaccccgtggcataccttcaagtacgcccaggggtacacgtacccccatttgagaaccactgctatagccaataagcttcttttttcccccctctcttgttgtggggcagactggctcgtacatgcatatGCATCCTCAGGTCAGCGTTTTAGTGGGTTTGTGACGTGGCTGTTGTGTAAAGGAAGTAGGCAGCTGATGGAAAATACctgcaggaggaggaagagggcgaTTGCAAAAAAATGACACACGAAAGATGACGTAAAAGTCACAATTAGGTCGCATGTCCATTTAGACTGCCGTCACATtttaaaagatcagattccagTCAGATTTGGAATACCTTCTGatgtgaaaagatcagatttgaagcctTTTGGAGCGTTTAGGTCTGTGTCACTTTGTGCGAAAATAAATCATATTCAGTGTCCAGTCTAAACGGGGACAGGCAAAAAGCTGCTTGAAAACGTGCTATAAAATATAATTATTGCATGAAATTTTGTAAAGAACCATcataacatgttatgtagacccacaatgaagtgttttaaatatgGAAAACAATcattatatgacccctttaagtccttaaatatgaaaatttaaataaaacaaacaggcAGAAACACTTCAACTTGCTTATAGGAAGTTTGAATAACCATTAAAGTAGGGTTTTGAAGCAATATGATGATCTTCTCAGGTATATAATGTCTCATCTGTTTCTTCTTTTGTACCACAGGTATGACAAATTAAGATTACAAAAACGAAAGCAGAAGAAGTTGGACCAACAAGAGGCCGAGGTGGAAAAAGAGAGGTTCAAAGGTAGGAACTCGTCAGTCAATACAGGATAAAAAAGTCCCTAAAAGcagtataacatttacataaataaagtaccatattttccggacaataCGGCGCACCGGattttataaggcgcactgccaacgaGCGGGTCTATTAAGGTCTAttgtcatacaaaaggtgcatcagattgtaaggcactttaaaggggtcatgttattATTCTACAAtgaaaacacttcattgtggtctacaatacatgtaatggtggttctttgggcaAAATGTTgtctagattatgttttacagaccatcttcaagccgctttctgacggtTTCTTCAGGATGTGCCCTTTTGtgggtgatttttttttcacgttttgaatgtggtgttttttttgttgtttttttttaaataaaactttgttaaaatattTCAATATATGTAGTTTTTGAAAATTtggagcacatttaaaattagtgcaataataataactgtgataATTTTGTTTACAATAACCGTGGTAAGAAATGTTTATACCGTGACATCCCAAGTTGTGCTGCATGGTGAATGCGTCACTCTCAAAAAATGCGGGAAACTATTGCATGTGTTCAACAGCATCCCAGAAAAGAGAAAAATATGGTCGGTAAAGGTTCGCCGGGAAGGCTAGATGCCAATAACTGTTTCCTGTGCGAGGTAAGAAAATATACAAAGACATGGGAAACTTGGTATAtcgtcctgatcgtttggtccgcacattttatcggcgatgctaacgcagctattcggccatgctatggctatgaatagcgtcaatagctattcgctcaatatcttcagtttcttcttcaatactttcatactccaaccatccgtttcaatacatgcataatcttttgaatcgcttaagccgctgaaatccgagtctgaatccgagctaatgtcgctatatcttgctgtggtattcacaattgtttgtttacattggcagcactgtatgacgtcacagggaaatggatagtcgcatcgcaaatagcgaaaatcaagcactaaaGCTTTTtatagggatattcggagaccggtaaaattttgaaaaaaatttcgaaaaatacaacaagccactgggaactaatttttattgtttttaacccttttgaaattgtgataatgttcccctttaacacatttCGTCACATGTGTAATGGCGTCTAGTTACTGTTGAGCCACAGGCTCGAAAATAGCTAGCAGAACTGCACAAAAAAAAGGGGTACCTTATAGAAATCTCAGATCCAAGGCCATGGCAAGTCGTTCTCCGGACAAGACAATTTTACCTTCAATTGCTGTGAGACAAAAACTTTAGAGCAAACGCTGAGCGTGCATTGCTGCTTGGACTGAAGAGAAGCTTCTTGTCCATGTTTGGTTTACAGTTAAGTGCATTTCTAACATAAaatactgagataggctccagcacccctaacgacctcgaaagggacaagcggtagaaaatggatggaccgaATGTAAATTGTTATTAGAACTGCTTTAGTAAGATGGAATACAAGCTCAGCAGAAACAAAGATGCTATAGAGTAAATATGAAGTCACTTTTATCTGAGATTTTCATCAACACTTGTCAAGTCTTTTCTCATATCAATCACGCACGTTCTGTTGGTGGCTTCTCAGTGATGGTGCTATGCTTCACATCCTTTTTAATCTACAAAACAATGAAAAATCGTCTTACAGTACAATCAGGCAAATCCgtgttattctgtgatatttctacctaactACATGTTTTTTGGCAGATGGAAATTAAGTTTATTGAAATAGCAGCGATGATAATGAAGAAGGAAGCCTCTTGAACAAACTTGTCTTTGTCTT
The DNA window shown above is from Nerophis ophidion isolate RoL-2023_Sa linkage group LG23, RoL_Noph_v1.0, whole genome shotgun sequence and carries:
- the ccdc137 gene encoding coiled-coil domain-containing protein 137 isoform X1, yielding MGKNKNRNKKSEKAGNNAGERARQNSGRRVSASASQYEGPEKSAKKQKQDARPLKDNQEDHLEHIPFRLREIMKSKERMKTGARKANFGAFPKRKPEPSEIEDIPVPHFKKRADESVHKYLSRVQMESEHVLFLTNNQVERKPELDEETQEKPVDHGKCKKKKEYDKLRLQKRKQKKLDQQEAEVEKERFKDDIPFGEVSMEPPSLTSKPRKASIKPQKGTKDLLLNSLLGYTMTSTASPSMARQRIMEEERERAVQAYRLLKKQKLQRQEQARTLKFKALQ
- the ccdc137 gene encoding coiled-coil domain-containing protein 137 isoform X2, which translates into the protein MGKNKNRNKKSEKAGNNAGERASAKKQKQDARPLKDNQEDHLEHIPFRLREIMKSKERMKTGARKANFGAFPKRKPEPSEIEDIPVPHFKKRADESVHKYLSRVQMESEHVLFLTNNQVERKPELDEETQEKPVDHGKCKKKKEYDKLRLQKRKQKKLDQQEAEVEKERFKDDIPFGEVSMEPPSLTSKPRKASIKPQKGTKDLLLNSLLGYTMTSTASPSMARQRIMEEERERAVQAYRLLKKQKLQRQEQARTLKFKALQ